TAGTTATTTGCGAGAACCATTCAACCTTGGGATTGTAATTTCTCGACGCTCGTTCTACTTGCTGCAGCTCAAAGTTCATCATCCTGCGTCACGTTTCACCTGTGTACCAGAAACATTATTGCGCGAACTCGATACACACATTTGTCACAAAGTAATCAATCTGTTCGATCACCTGAACATGGTCCGCCACCTCTTGACGGTAACTAGAGAAATGTTGTAgagttaagggggggcttcggttatttctggtcaaaaaagggcttatttttgacgatttattgtgctgaaaccattcaactttattttttcaaaagaatgtcatattaaactacaacttttcaagaacatttggttttattttggggaagatttgatcaaaactacgttcatggcatccaatcgagaaaggcaattttgcaaaaatgtactttttgcggtgcccatcgtagctacgtgctgggtcatctgaaacatacaaatgggtattcttttgatagattataagtttatccaggtagccccgttgagtttttttttaatttcctatttttcgatttttggcagatttttaaatttgaaaaagtgttacttttttcgatgttgcctcaaaaaacgagttttatataattaaaagaattatcaaaaaaaaagtatcaacaattttaacaaaatctcgacggggctacctggcaaatagtgtacagattatgtgttcaaaatttcaaatcgatcggtccagtagtttttatgctacgatgggcaccgactttgaatatgtaggttttgggaaacgcaaTTCAAAAATGCGAGATGCagtgagccttgtatgaaactctgtttttcaaaaatccatatctttgtcagttttgcttcgattgatcccaaaactttacacaatactcttggaATTATAAACACTcgtaaaaaattataaaatgtaaatgcgaagaattaaaataaaataccgaagcccccccttaagtaaGTGATGGAGATTCCCCGGTTCGGTCGCTTCCGACTGTGTTAATTTTGTGCCAGCTTCGGATACAGTTCTATGTTCAGCTGTGCGTTCAGCTGTGTGCCGGAGTAAAATGGAATGCGATACTCGTTAAGCGAACtgaagcaccaccatcgccagcagcatgcGCGAGACTTCTTTGGTCCGCGGGTCCGCGAAATGGGTCCCGTATATTATGTTTACCATTCTGTTGTCCTCTGGTCCCCTGAACCTTTTCTCTGTGTAATCGATGACTATTGTTAAGAAGAATCCCCCACCAGCACGCCCCTCTCTTCCACTCATAGAATTAGTTATTTTATTgtatgttttcttcttctacccgATACCTACTTTTCACTCACCGGCCAAGTCGAACGCGTCCCGTGCGGAACaagggttgttgtttgtttacttcgCCCCGCGCAATGATTTGTCCTTCAATAAAGCAGTATTTCTAGAGCATCTTATGGCATCGTTGAAATACATCACGCCAGATAGAAGCCAAGACATTACCATTCGCCGACAGTTTGAGAAAAGCTTTCTCAAACCCTCCATCCCGTCGTCTTTGGCATTATTTTTGTCATTAATCAACTTTCATCCTCCCGACCATTCGATTCGCACGAGCTGTAAACAGTATATAAATGTCTCCTGCTAGATAACTCCTGGAACGATCGGGACATTGCGATAGGTCCGTGCAGATTCCTCGTTTTTTATGAGAAGGTAGTCATTTTGCAGCTCAGGAATGCGACGCTCGTAACACGACCacaatttatggttttttgctGTCAAAGGGAGCGCTCAATAGCCACGTTGTGTTTGCCGAATAGAATTGGGATTTCTTTCAAAAGTAAAACCGACAACTCACTGTCctcattcctgctgctgctatcacgTCGTATCCCTGTTCGCATCAACTTCCGAATGCCACTGTGTGTCCATCACGCTTTTGGAAACGTCGCAAAAACGACGATTGAATGACCAAAAAGCTTCCTTGACTTCCGTGATTCTTCCGCTCCACCATTTCCTAAATATATCCCGGAATATCCACCATCCAGGATACGGAACGGATTCCGACTTCCTGCTTCGCTGAACCAGAAACGTAAGCAACGGTTTCCATTTCACCCAAAATGTGTGGCGCTCGTGGACAATGAATAGAAAACGGttattctgtgtgtgtgtgtgtgtttgaaccAGCTGGTTCGATCTCTTTGCTGACTAGGAATGAGTTTTAGCTTTAAAATAATACCACCAGAAACGATTGGGCGGACAAATCTTCGTTTCTTCTAAAAATGATCCTCGAATTACTGTATCAAAACGATACAAGTCCTCGGTATTGTGCGAGCTTTCCAACTGATAGATGGTAAACAAGCAGTCTATAAACTAAGGCGAGGAGGTCCCCAGACAAAGCCCCCCAATTCTGTTTTCGATTAGCAATCTCGTTCAATCATGCTGCTTCAGACGTAAAACGTGGGACAAAACCGCTGACCATGAATCGTGTTTTACTTGTGCTCTCTGTCCCCGCCCCttgccggtttcggttgactTTCAGCATTCTGTGCGTCGTAATTTTGCGATTTTCGTCGGAACCAATTTTGAAACCCAATGTACCACACTGAAAACCGCACAAACCGAGCAGGCGTTCGTCTCACCGCAACGGCAACGCAAGGCCTCCCCTGTTTTGGTCCACAGTTTGTcaactgccggtgccggtgctggtgctggtgcctggtgctgggGTTGTTACAATACCGCCGCAGACAACGCAGAGACGTCGCCGGGCATGTAAGACCGCGTGACAAGCTGTCCGTCATTTCCTGTCCATGTATTCTGCCATGACCCGGATGTCTGGATCGTATTACCCAGcaaaactaaaccaaacagaacaatCGGAAAACGCTTCGAACAAGATTAAAAGTAAGCAAGCAGCATACAAGCGATGAGTGACACAGCAACATCACGTTTACTGAAAGACGGCAGACGGGGTGAAAAGGGATTATCCGAAGCTCCAAACCACACAATTAACCTCCGGATGATCGGTATGAGTGGCTTCGTCGTTTGTCGATTAGGAAAGTGATCGACGACACATTTTCAATGTGTCACAATGATGAATGACAGTGTACATACGGGCGTACTCTTCGTGCAGGTCAATCCGGAGGCCACGTGGCCACCTCAAGGCTCGGGAACATCAACACGATCACCAAATTTTGTTTTAAGTTTGACCTGATCACTATATTCTTCTCCAATCCGTTATCTTAATACTGGTTTCTACTTTCTCCCTCTTCTTTCTCCAGCCTTTCACGTGCGAGACCGCACGGACCAACACCATTTTACCAGAAGGATAGAAATGAAAACGCGAACGCTGGCATGTGCTTAGAATAGCGTACCggaccaacgaacgaacagaacgAACAGTTGGTGCCAAACCCCCCGACATGATGGATTTTCAGCAACCGATCCCCCGAGGAACCATCGCGACCAACGGTACCAACGTGGACACCCGTGAGGCACTGTACGCGGTGCTTACGAACCATGCTGCCCGGGCGCTCGCCAACCACACGGGTGCGGGCGACCGAATGATGAGCTCATTGGACGACAGCTTGCTAGCCGGCTTGgcacagcaaaagcagcagtacCTTTACGTGAACGCCACGACCGTCAGCGAGGGCGATACGGCCGAGGAGTACGAGAAAATCCCGACCTGCATCCTGCTACCGATCACCATCTTCTActgcttcatcttcgtcgCCGGGATCGTCGGTAATTTGTCGATTTGCATCGTGATTGCCAAGAACAAGTCCATGCACACCGCCACCAACTACTATCTGTTCAATCTGGCCGTGTCGGATtttatgctactgctgttcGGTAAGTGGAAGGGTGGAAGAGAGGCCGCGTACCGCGCGTGCTGTGTGCATTAGCATTCGAATCGTGCAGTGCGTCATCTTCGTCCCTATTCTTCGGGCCGTCTGGCTCAGCAATCTTATTCAATGCTCGTACCTGCGATGTACGATGTTCCCTCGAACAATGGCAAGGGTTGGCCTTGATGTAACGGGGCAAACTTCCAGGTCCAAATGAGGCGCCTTCAGTCTGCAGCCGAATgtcctttttcgtttcgtttcgttcttggcCGGAAAATGCCGGCTTCCAGCCGGTGCTACTCATTCATGCATGATTGGCAACTTCGCTCTTTGTTGGAATACACATGAACAatagcatgtgtgtgtgatgacgAATCATCATTTAGCATCGTCGTATGATGATACATTCTGGATTCTCCTTGTCACACCCTCAAGATCATGCATATTAATTCCGTGATCCCGAACAGTGACAGAGAGCCGACCTTTACCCGGGATAAtgtcaatttcaatttttaaaaagCATACATGGCGACCTGCGTGCCTCGTCTGGGGGCTTCTCGGCCTGTTGGGGGTTTGCGCAAGCAACCAAAGAAGGAATGCAAGCGAAAGAAGGAATGCTTGGCTTTAGCTATATACCCGATACCGCTGCCAACGGCTTCGGGAATGAGCATTTTGCATATTCATACGAACCACATTTGTTCCCCATTTGGTTCTTGGACTCTTGGGCGCTTGCAGCCTGCAGTGAAAACACGACCCACACGAATCCCGAATtcccgaaagaaaaacagcaaaaaatattgatttcgtACCTGGTTCCTCGTTAGACCCCGTCCTCGTTAGAcgtggaaaattgatttcgatCGTAAGGAATCTGCTATGCCGGAGGGTCCCGTATTTTGCCacctagctggctggctggacctGGGTCCCGGGTATCACTGGCAACGGTACTGTAACCACTTATCACAATCGCAATATGGAAGGGCCACATCATGCCAAACACGATGGTGCCACTGATGCGGAACGTGTGGCCTGCATCGTGCCAGGGTTTGCCTACGCTCTACGCTCGAGATTGCATGGAGACCTCATGCAAAAACCACCTGCTATCGGCCAGGTTCTCCCGTAAATGCCACCGTATGCTCGACATACAGCACCGCCGCCACATACAGATGGTAGGGTATGTGTCGCCACGACAGGTGCCACGACGGCTTGATGCTTGATTTACATTCGAGACCTTTCAAGTGGACCTCATTGGACCCTGTGGTGGTGACATTCAGTTCTCGGAAGTGCAGGCAAAAGTAGGATGCACTTGCAATAAGTGAACCCCCCTCAACATTGTCGGAGGCACCCTTATTGGCCACCGGATGTCAACCGAATGCCCCTTCGGGGCAAGAAACGACCAAGTTTGCTGAGAAACCATCCGAGAGCGATTGGAAAGTTCCGGCTCGGTAACGGTCAAACATTGTTGACCAATGCTGCCACCAGCTGCCACCAGCGCCAAAAAgctgatttccatttcctttgaTGATTGAATAAGTACGGCAAACTATTTGCTCCAACTTATTGAGAGTGCTTTCCCCCCTTCTGGATCCGTATGTCCGTATTTCTTTGATAGTTCGTTCTCGTCCCTGTAGCAGAGTCAATAAATTGAGTTACTAACTTACCAATGTAATATCAAATCATATGGAATGTTTAtcttttcaataaaatatATTGATTATTCTTTCAAACAATCGTGAGCCACAAGCCATTTTCAGCaataaaaacaatcaatatTCCACACCCACAGCAATAAGCACGCGGGAGTCCCAGGATTAGAGCAAAACTTTTTATCACTTCCCCGTTCCAACCACCCCCCCGGAGGCGCTGCTTATCGAGCAACAATTATCATCAACGGTATCAATGTGCCATGTGCAACTCAGCATGTTATGTTTTATGAGGTTCAATTCCTACCAGAACCAGCATGGCGGCGGGTCTATTGATCGGGTCGGCCCGCAGACATCCCATGGTTCCATGACCATCATTTAACGATTAGAAATGTAGCACCAAAAATAGCTGCCGAAACGTTTTACGCCAGATTTTGCCCGTAAAATTGACGCAATTAGTGATGCCAACGTTAAGCTCAAACCGGTTGCTTTGATGGAAACCAACCATactgcttttttgttgtttgctcttcGCCCTTCAGCGGTCATCAGCGGGAAATGTCTCGTGTAGGGAGTATAGTTTATGAAGGCAATTGGTCAGATGATTGTTAAACAAAGTGCTACAAACAATGGGTGCTGCCACCGAAGCAGTTACActttggtagtggtggttggtaGTAACCAACGAACGGTTGGACACGAAACGATGGTTAATCTGCGGCtacaaaataacaataaacCATCGGAACTTTATCAACCACGCCCGGGGAACGCCAGATGGCAGATGTCCGAGGTAGGTTGGCGTGCTGCTGGCGATAACCATGGTACCATGGAAacgattttcgtttttccatgCCGACGCGTTCAGAACATTTTCCCAATCCCCAAGTCCTCGCAGTGTTGGCCCCGTACTCTGTTGCGTTCGGTTGTGTTCGGTTGTTGGGGGCCACCTGGCGTTGGTAAGCGTTGCCCTAGCAACCCGTGTACGTGCACccgccaccgaccgatccgAACCGAGCCTACCACGGTACATATTACAGATTTGCCTCTGCAACTGATCTGTAACCAGTAGGCTTCGTCCAACCGCATACCGCACCACCGACACACGAGCGAGAGCAGCAAGTGGTTTCGTCCGATCGAGTGCATCGACGAGCGCGCTGGGCCCGTTTATGAATATATTGCTTCCGGAAGTAACCGGATACTTTGTagccggaaggaaggatgttTCGCAACAGCGCGGTCGGCTTGCTGTAATCGTAATCCCTCTCGtttctcttctcctccatTTCTAATGCCAGGAATGCCGCAGGAGTTGTATGGCACGTGGAACCCACTGGCGTACCCGTTCAATCAGGTTGCCTGCATCATCACGGGTCTAATGTCGGAAACGGCTGCCAATGCAACGGTCCTCACAATCACGACGTTCACCGTCGAGCGTTACATCGCAATCTGTCATCCGTTccggtaagcagcagcatcggcaacaacagcaacagcaggagctaAGCATTTGCTGGGCAAATTCCGATCGAGCCTTACCATGTTCACGTTCCtctcgcccacacacacacagatcccACACCATGTCGAAGCTGTCCCGGGCCGTACGGTTTGTCATTGTCATCTGGCTGGTGGCGTTCGGACTTGCGACGCCGCAAGCACTACAGTTCGGCATCGTGGAATCGCCCGGTAGTCGTCTCTGCACGGTAGGTACCAGCTTTGGTGGATCCGAAGGTCTCCGCAGCTGGAGCTGGTATGCTGGGCATTGTGCAGCATTTCGCTTTTATCACATTTTCGAACATCGTAAACGGAATAGTCGGTTGGAAAAACTCTCGTCAATATTCTGTTTTCACTGCAAGCTCTAATGGATTCGGCAGCCGCCGGCGGTTCCCCGCCCCCCCTTCTTGGACGTTTTCTTATCGTTGTTCAACGATAATAAGCAGAATTTTCCAATTGCCATCATGTCTCTCATTACCATTTTGCTGTCCCCATGAGAGTTgcagaagaaacagaaaataaataaacagcaTTGTTTGTCCTTTGTGCTAGGCACGCGAAAACACGCCACTGCTGGCTACTTCCGAGGTCCGTGGAAATAATCGAACCGTAGAAGCAATTTTCAATCGAAAACTTATTAAAAACATTTCGCCTCTTCGGCCAGCGATTGATTCATCGCCCCCAAAACGGCCATCGTTCACGGTTTTGTTGATACCAACTTAATGGTACAGCAGAAAGAAAAATCTCTCAAAGCCCAACCCCAGATTGATACATTGAAAATCCATCGTTGTACGTAATTTTCGGCGAAATGATTTTTCGGAACTTTCGGTTTTTGCTTGAGGATAAATGGCACCTAGTGCCGGCCAATGATACGGTTATATCTATCCTCCCGGCAAAAGGTGCCCATTCAGCGGCCACGGTGCGCATCGAATCTCGAAAATTCGTTCGTAACCGTCCCACGGAGCCGCGTTGGCCAGTAGACCGCAAACACGTGCCTCTTCATCCATCATAACCACTGAGAGTCTGTGCGTAGGAACAGCATTATGGCACCGGCCAGCAAAGCTCCCATCTCTCTATCACGTTTTCTGTCCATCTGTTCCCGCGTCCAAACCTATCCTATCTAGATCAAAAACCGGCATTTCAACCACGCATTCGAGGTGTCCGGTGCTCTGTTCTTCGTCGGACCGATGACGCTGATAGCGGTGCTGTACGTGCTGATTGGAATTAAGCTTCGGAAAAGTAAACTGCTGCAGGGCGTTAAGCGTGCATCGAGCGACTATGCGGCACGGTCCCGGGGCGTGAGTGCACAAACCAGGGTCATCCGAATGTTAGGTAAGGTGGTACGGAGGGGATATGGTGATCGGGTACCGCTGATGCGATTGCTTTCAATTGTAtccatctgcatctgcactggctctggctctggtccTAACggttctttccctttctgcaGTGGCCGTCGTGGCAATGTTCTTCATCTGCTGGGCACCATTTCACGCGCAGCGCCTGATGGCCGTGTACAGTACGAACACGAATAGCATATACTTCTACAAGGTCTACACGATACTGAACTTCATCTCCGGCATACTGTACTTCCTGTCAACCTGCATCAATCCCCTGCTGTACAACATCATGAGTCACAAGTTTCGGGACGCCTCGAGGGTAAGTTGCTCTGCGCTATTGTTGGATACCAGATGGCACAATGTGCATACGTCACGTGCACCCATGTTTGCTGATGAATGAACTGATTGTTATCCTCACAACACcatgaaaaaggaaattttctGCCAAACCAAGATATGGCCCTGTCGCCAAGTTAGCGTGATAAGTTTTAATCGAATCGACGAACCGTCCAGACCAATCAAAAGTGAATTCAATTGAGCGCTGCGGTCGTGGGCTACGGACAGAAGCGAAGTCTGAACAAAAGCATGTCCACATGGTCCTTTCTATGGACGATAAATGGCGACACTTTTTGTAATACTTCAGCTCCAACATACAGAAATCGCTTTAATACCGTGGCAACTACAACGTAGAACTATAAGCACGACCTCATCGTTAGTGATCGTGCCAGTTATCCACAACTTCCTGGCCATGAAACTACCGGGGGGAAGCAAGCGCCGTGTAGCATTCAACATGTTCCAAACGGAATAGTCCTCCTGCTGACTAAGACCCTTCAACTTTCTCCAATCCGATAGGAATCCCTTCGGGTAGCAGCATGTGGTTGGGACAGTTTCGTCGTATACTACGCACAAAAAGCAGGTCAGGGCTCTGTCAGTATTCGAAGCGCTAGATATTATCGTCCTTCAGTGGAACCATTACCAAACTCGCTGGCAgtacgctggtggtggctgcgcgGGGGTATTGCTTCGATAAATAGTTAGGTCGTTCCCTCTCGCGCACTTTATTGATAAGTGAACATGGGTTTATGTTGTGGgggaaaaacttttcgatAAACGACTAGCAAATGATATCGGCGACAGATGGACATGAAGCATAACTTATTAGAGTAACATCTAATAAGTAGTGTAATAATAGCAGCAATATTAGCTAATAATTGAATCCATTTCCTTGTATACTTTCAGCACACCTTAAAGGTCACATGTTGTGGTGGCAGTCGCCTCCGGTTCGATGGTCACCACCATACGTACAGTGCTGTCTCACGCTACGGTGTAACCGGGGCCGGATCTTTCAAGTTCAACTCGAACAACATGACTTGCATCGGTGCGGGTATTAATTTGGGAACGGCCGCCTCCGTTGGCCAAGGTGGAATGGCGGGACTACCGGCGGCGACAGCATCGGTTGCTGGTGCAGAACAGCATAGCGATCTTTGCCACCAGGAGTCGGATATGTCGCTGTTATCGAATGACCAGCGACACCGTGGGACCCCGGGACGCTTCGCACGGACCAACATGCACTGCGTTTCGATCAGTAGTAGCCAATCGACGACCGGTACGAACATGAGCAGCAATGGTAAGCTGAATCGTTCGAACGGTTCCATCAGACAAGACTGTCGATTGACACCACTCCCCGCTTCtggtaccaccgccaccaatggcgatggtgatacGGCGGGCCGGCTCTCGACGATCGCGGAAAAGCTACGTCGCGGTACGAAGAAGGTGCTAGCGTTCAGCAAATCGCCCGTGAGCACACCCTGCAAGTCACCGAGCGCAAGCGTGACGAATGAACGGCGGAAAGAGTATCGGAAGCGTCACAGCTGCGACAGCGTCGATACGAACACGATCAGCAACTCTAGCCTGAAAGAGTTCGATGAGGACGAGTTTTCTAGCGCGGAGCTGGCACGCTTTATGGCCGAGGTAAACAGTGAGATACGCTAGGACAGCTAGCGATACGCCGCCGAAAATCCAGGAGATAGAGCGAGAATCCAGTACAAACCAAACCGACGGCTCCTAGTGACAACGTTAGCGGGTATCAACGAATGGGAACAGTACGGAGGAGTGTTTGCGGTGTTTccgaaatggaacggaacgaaaggtGCCCAAAGAACAATTACAAagtaaacacacaacacacaaagaaaTAAGAATGTAAGTTCCGCATGCGTACCTGCAACCTTTTATGTCTTAGCGTACaatggagaaaaggaaagtaaAGGAACGGAAATACGATAGAGGCACTACGTCGTCTAGCGCCGGGTCGACTCGGTACCACCTCCGACGGTCAGCACCTCCGACAACCAGGTAGCTACATTCTGCTCATTCCGCTTGAGCCAGCTAATGTTGTTCTGTATGTTTTCCAGGGCCTGTGCCCGCGCTGCCGCCCCTGCGCCAGCCTCCGGATAGCGGGCGAAGAAGTCCTGCAGCTCCATCAGTCGGGCCTGCGTCGTGAAGCGGCCCGTAATGGACGGGATCATGCGACCGAGATTGCGCTCACCGATCGTAAACCGATTCACCAAGCGTTCCCAATTCTCGCGCACATGTTCCCAGGCCACCTGCTCACCGTACCGATTGGCGGCGATGTTCTGGATGCAGTTCAGCTGATCCTGCGTGCGTACCACGTCCACGTCCCAGGAGAGATCCAACAAGCGGCGCATGACGCGCTGGTCCGGATAGGCAGTCAGCGCCGCCATCAGTTTGGCCTTTTCGTTCGCATCGCTTTCCTCCTCGTACCGCTTCAGCACCTTCTCCCAATCGGCAACGCTCACGCCCGACTGTATACCGTACGTGTACACGATCGAGCGAATATCGGGATGGATGACATCGTTGTTATTGAGCCACCTTTTGAATCGCTCACCAGCCTCACTGAGGCATTCCGGATGGCCGACGGTGCACGCTACATCCAGCACGGTGGTGCGCAGAAGACTGAAAAGAATGAAGCACAAGGAGCAGATTCAGCAATCATCACATCGATCGTTTCTTCGATCGCACTTTGATTGTTACGTACTTTTTCATGTGTTCATTCTCCTGCGGATCCCAGCCGACACTCGTAACCACTTCTGACACTAGCTGGCGGGTATATTGCTGCAAAAGAAGAATGAACCACCGTAATGAGCGATTGTATTGTATGGAGAAGGAGACCACTTACCGTAATGTGATCGTACGAGATGTAGTTGTACAACAGATTGCGAATCGATTTCAGCTTACTGGCAATAGCCGACCAGGGAACATACTCCTGCTCCTTAACTAGATAGCGCGTCAGTTCCAGCGCGACGGAGTAGTTCAGCAGCGAAGCATCGGCAAGTGCAAAGGCATCGTTCAACAGGCCcgtccgatcaccgatggTGAACGTGTTCACATTGGCGGTCAGCGCCTTTGCAAACTCGTTCCACATGCTGTCGGGATAGTTCACTCGATAGTAACCCACTTGCTGGTAATTAAACTTTACCCAGCCGTTCGGTCCACCAGCATCCTTGATTTCAAGCAGTACAATGTCGTCCTTCGGTGGGAACCACATCCTCCGGACGTTGCCGTTGTCCGAACTGATGTACGTAAGTGGGATGTACCAGCGATACCCGAACGGTGACACTTCCGTCTCCTGGCTGGCCGCTTCCTGATCGGCAAGAAAACGTTTCTGACGCAAGATGTACTGGGCATCGTTGACTTCGACCGTCACCACCGGGAATCCTTTCTGCTTCGTGAACGTGTCCATCACATCCGACACGCTAACCTCCGTTACCAGCTCGTCCAGCTCGGTCATCAGATCTTCCGAGACACCACTAGCGAACTTGTGCTTCTCGAGGTACTGCGTTACGCCCTGTTGGAAGATGGGTGGTGTCACGAAATCCTCCAGCATGCGTATCACTGA
The sequence above is a segment of the Anopheles darlingi chromosome 2, idAnoDarlMG_H_01, whole genome shotgun sequence genome. Coding sequences within it:
- the LOC125951517 gene encoding cholecystokinin receptor type A-like, producing the protein MMDFQQPIPRGTIATNGTNVDTREALYAVLTNHAARALANHTGAGDRMMSSLDDSLLAGLAQQKQQYLYVNATTVSEGDTAEEYEKIPTCILLPITIFYCFIFVAGIVGNLSICIVIAKNKSMHTATNYYLFNLAVSDFMLLLFGMPQELYGTWNPLAYPFNQVACIITGLMSETAANATVLTITTFTVERYIAICHPFRSHTMSKLSRAVRFVIVIWLVAFGLATPQALQFGIVESPGSRLCTIKNRHFNHAFEVSGALFFVGPMTLIAVLYVLIGIKLRKSKLLQGVKRASSDYAARSRGVSAQTRVIRMLVAVVAMFFICWAPFHAQRLMAVYSTNTNSIYFYKVYTILNFISGILYFLSTCINPLLYNIMSHKFRDASRHTLKVTCCGGSRLRFDGHHHTYSAVSRYGVTGAGSFKFNSNNMTCIGAGINLGTAASVGQGGMAGLPAATASVAGAEQHSDLCHQESDMSLLSNDQRHRGTPGRFARTNMHCVSISSSQSTTGTNMSSNGKLNRSNGSIRQDCRLTPLPASGTTATNGDGDTAGRLSTIAEKLRRGTKKVLAFSKSPVSTPCKSPSASVTNERRKEYRKRHSCDSVDTNTISNSSLKEFDEDEFSSAELARFMAEVNSEIR